One part of the Streptomyces lydicus genome encodes these proteins:
- a CDS encoding amino acid transporter, whose amino-acid sequence MATSAPAGSSSHAALRHRFRAWMLEGLADMAAHHPGPHAGPRSAHEGQRWWRVMCLTGVDYFSTLGYQPGIAALAAGLLSPVATVVLVIVTLAGALPVYRRVAKESPHGQGSIAMLERLLSFWKGKLFVLTLLGFAATDFLITITLSAADAATHLVENPHLTSALHNKQMIITIFLVALLGAVFLKGFLEAIGVALVLVGLYLGLNAVVVVTGLWHVMTASHVVTDWTRALTTEHGSVLAMVGVALLVFPKLALGLSGFETGVAVMPHIEGDPGDTEERPVGRIRGARKLLTTAAAIMSVFLIITSFITTLLIPAEAFKPGGSANGRALAYLAHEYLGSAFGTVYDISTIAILWFAGASAMAGLLNLMPQYLPRYGMAPHWARAVRPMVLVFTLIAFLVTWIFDANVDAQGGAYATGVLVLISSAAIAVTIAARRAGEHGWTIGFALIAVVFLYTTVANVIERPDGVKIGACFIAGIILLSFVSRLARAFELRVTSVVLDGMAERFIRDIAHRKIRFIANEPDQRDVAEYRDKLQQIRTDNDLPVDDDFIFVEVTIKDPSEFESELRVRGEVLHGRFRVLALESAAVSNALAALLLHVRDATGARPHIYFEWTEGNPFAQFLRFFLFGQGEVAPVTREVLREAEPDRERRPRVHVG is encoded by the coding sequence ATGGCCACCTCCGCCCCTGCGGGCTCTTCCTCTCACGCCGCCCTGCGCCACCGCTTCCGTGCGTGGATGCTGGAGGGGCTGGCCGACATGGCCGCGCACCACCCCGGTCCGCACGCCGGGCCGCGCAGCGCCCACGAGGGGCAGCGGTGGTGGCGGGTGATGTGCCTGACGGGTGTGGACTACTTCTCCACCCTCGGCTACCAGCCGGGCATCGCGGCCCTGGCCGCGGGACTGTTGTCGCCGGTCGCCACCGTCGTCCTGGTCATCGTGACGCTGGCCGGTGCGCTGCCGGTCTACCGGCGGGTCGCCAAGGAGAGTCCGCACGGCCAGGGCTCGATCGCGATGCTGGAGCGGCTGCTGTCCTTCTGGAAGGGCAAGCTGTTCGTGCTGACGCTGCTGGGCTTCGCCGCCACCGACTTCCTGATCACCATCACCCTCTCGGCGGCCGACGCGGCCACTCACCTCGTGGAGAACCCGCACCTCACCAGCGCCCTCCACAACAAGCAAATGATCATCACGATCTTCCTGGTCGCCCTGCTGGGCGCGGTCTTCCTCAAGGGGTTCCTGGAGGCGATCGGGGTGGCACTCGTGCTCGTCGGCCTCTATCTGGGCCTCAACGCGGTCGTGGTCGTCACCGGACTGTGGCACGTGATGACCGCCTCGCACGTCGTGACCGACTGGACCCGGGCGCTGACCACCGAGCACGGCAGCGTCCTGGCGATGGTCGGCGTGGCACTGCTGGTCTTCCCGAAGCTGGCGCTGGGCCTGTCCGGCTTCGAGACGGGCGTGGCGGTGATGCCGCACATCGAGGGCGACCCGGGAGACACCGAGGAGCGCCCGGTGGGACGCATCCGCGGCGCGCGGAAGCTGCTCACCACCGCCGCGGCGATCATGAGCGTCTTCCTCATCATCACCAGCTTCATCACGACCCTGCTCATCCCCGCGGAGGCGTTCAAGCCGGGCGGCTCGGCCAACGGGCGGGCGCTCGCCTACCTGGCCCACGAGTACCTGGGCTCCGCCTTCGGCACCGTCTACGACATCTCCACCATCGCCATCCTCTGGTTCGCCGGCGCCTCCGCGATGGCCGGTCTGCTCAATCTGATGCCGCAGTACCTGCCGCGCTACGGCATGGCACCGCACTGGGCGCGGGCGGTGCGCCCGATGGTGCTGGTCTTCACCCTGATCGCCTTCCTGGTGACCTGGATCTTCGACGCCAATGTGGACGCCCAGGGCGGCGCCTACGCCACCGGTGTCCTCGTCCTGATCAGCTCCGCGGCCATCGCCGTGACCATCGCCGCCCGGCGCGCGGGGGAGCACGGCTGGACGATCGGCTTCGCGCTGATCGCCGTGGTGTTCCTCTACACGACCGTGGCGAACGTCATCGAGCGCCCGGACGGGGTGAAGATCGGTGCCTGCTTCATCGCCGGCATCATCCTCCTGTCGTTCGTCTCCCGCCTCGCCCGCGCCTTCGAACTGCGGGTGACCAGTGTCGTGCTCGACGGCATGGCCGAGCGGTTCATCCGCGACATCGCCCACCGCAAGATCCGCTTCATCGCCAACGAACCCGACCAGCGCGACGTCGCCGAGTACCGCGACAAGCTGCAGCAGATCCGCACCGACAACGACCTCCCCGTCGACGACGACTTCATCTTCGTCGAGGTCACCATCAAGGACCCGTCGGAGTTCGAGAGCGAGCTGCGGGTCCGCGGTGAGGTGCTGCACGGCCGCTTCCGGGTGCTCGCCCTGGAGAGCGCCGCCGTCTCCAACGCGCTGGCCGCACTGCTGCTGCACGTACGCGATGCCACCGGAGCGCGGCCGCACATCTACTTCGAGTGGACCGAGGGCAACCCGTTCGCCCAGTTCCTGCGCTTCTTCCTCTTCGGCCAGGGCGAGGTCGCCCCGGTCACCCGTGAGGTGCTGCGCGAGGCGGAGCCGGACCGGGAACGGCGCCCGCGGGTGCACGTCGGCTGA
- a CDS encoding FAD-dependent oxidoreductase: MTTFQTKAGTECGTEVGPGDARYEALRRGFNQRFIATPDYVAVVSSTDEVVAALNKYLASHGPDESLDRRLTVRSGGHCYENFVCGEDVGVILDLGQMDRAYLDQERGAYCVEAGANNWHVATHLYAPFGVALPGGSCYSVGAGGHVVGGGYGLLSRQHGLTVDYLYAVEVVVVRDGQHAEVVVARRDSPEQELRDLWWAHTGGGGGNFGVVTRYWFKGLPKPPSEVLLSAVAWPWEELKDEPERFKSLVRNYGLFFEYENTQRLPEALRGDYTDMFTLLKLTHYSNGKIGLITQLDATRPDSVERLNAFLDWITQGLDVEPSPLDRRMGEHAPMGGLQVPTRMPWLTATQTLNGSGDNQCGKYKSAYMTRGFTEPQLTAIFEALTREDYQNPQALLQVDSYGGAINLPDRHETAVYQRSSVLKLQYQTYWRNVDANRDGVADHHDADADPSIAAPNLRWIREFYRDVYKETGGVPVLQPDGAARGDAPLPVTDGCYINYPDTDLDDPEWNTSGQPSHRLYYGDNYRRLQGVKEYWDPRNVFRNAQSVRPSTR; the protein is encoded by the coding sequence ATGACCACGTTTCAGACCAAGGCCGGAACCGAATGCGGGACCGAAGTGGGCCCGGGGGACGCCCGTTACGAGGCCCTCAGAAGAGGTTTCAACCAGCGCTTCATCGCGACACCCGACTATGTGGCAGTCGTCAGCTCGACCGATGAGGTCGTCGCCGCGCTCAACAAGTACCTGGCGAGCCACGGCCCCGACGAGAGTCTCGACCGCCGCCTCACGGTCCGTTCGGGCGGCCACTGCTACGAGAACTTCGTCTGCGGCGAGGACGTCGGCGTGATCCTGGACCTCGGCCAGATGGACCGGGCGTATCTGGACCAGGAGCGGGGGGCGTACTGCGTGGAGGCCGGAGCCAACAACTGGCACGTCGCCACCCACCTCTACGCGCCGTTCGGTGTCGCCCTCCCCGGCGGGTCGTGCTACTCCGTCGGCGCGGGCGGGCATGTCGTGGGCGGCGGGTACGGCCTGCTATCCCGGCAGCACGGCCTGACGGTGGATTACCTCTACGCGGTGGAGGTCGTGGTCGTCCGGGACGGGCAGCATGCGGAGGTGGTGGTCGCGCGCCGCGACTCCCCCGAGCAGGAGCTGCGGGACCTGTGGTGGGCACACACCGGCGGGGGCGGCGGGAATTTCGGGGTGGTGACCCGGTACTGGTTCAAGGGACTGCCCAAGCCTCCGAGCGAGGTGCTGCTCAGCGCCGTCGCCTGGCCGTGGGAGGAGCTGAAGGACGAGCCGGAGCGCTTCAAGTCCCTGGTGCGCAATTACGGCCTGTTCTTCGAGTACGAGAACACCCAGCGGCTCCCGGAGGCGCTGCGCGGCGACTACACCGACATGTTCACGCTGCTGAAGCTGACCCACTACTCCAACGGCAAGATCGGTCTGATCACCCAGCTCGACGCCACCCGGCCGGACAGCGTCGAGCGGCTGAACGCCTTCCTCGACTGGATCACCCAGGGCCTGGACGTCGAGCCCTCGCCGCTGGACCGGCGGATGGGTGAGCACGCCCCGATGGGCGGGCTGCAGGTACCGACCCGGATGCCCTGGCTCACCGCCACCCAGACCCTGAACGGCTCGGGCGACAACCAGTGTGGCAAGTACAAGTCGGCGTACATGACGCGCGGTTTCACCGAGCCGCAGCTCACCGCGATCTTCGAGGCGCTGACGCGGGAGGACTACCAGAACCCGCAGGCGCTGCTCCAGGTCGACTCCTACGGTGGCGCGATCAACCTCCCGGACCGCCACGAAACCGCCGTGTACCAGCGCAGTTCGGTGCTGAAGCTCCAGTACCAGACGTACTGGAGGAACGTCGACGCCAACCGGGACGGTGTCGCCGACCACCACGACGCCGACGCCGACCCCTCGATCGCGGCGCCGAATCTGCGCTGGATCCGCGAGTTCTACCGCGATGTCTACAAGGAGACGGGCGGGGTGCCGGTGCTGCAGCCGGACGGCGCGGCCCGCGGCGACGCGCCGCTGCCGGTGACGGACGGCTGCTACATCAACTACCCCGACACCGACCTCGACGACCCGGAGTGGAACACCTCCGGCCAGCCCTCGCACCGCCTCTACTACGGCGACAACTACCGCCGGCTGCAGGGGGTCAAGGAGTACTGGGACCCGCGCAATGTCTTCCGCAACGCCCAGTCCGTCCGGCCGTCCACCCGCTGA
- a CDS encoding CapA family protein, producing MGGDLVTVFVCGDVMLGRGVDQVLPHPGDPALRESYVHDAGAYVELAEAANGPFGKPVDFAYPWGEALPVLDAAAPAARVINLETSVTRADDFAAGKEVHYRMNPANIPSLTVVRPDVCVLANNHVLDFGRSGLDETLGTLAGAGLRSAGAGADAEQAARPAVVPLDDGRRLLVFSFGMPSSGIPRSWAATDDDSGVALVAGPTQAAAAALTARVQQAKRPGDLVVASVHWGPNWGYGIPRADTAFAHLLLDGGVDLFHGHSAHHPRGLEVYRGKLLIHGCGDFIDDYEGITGYEQYRDDLRLMYLVSLDPGTGRLHGLRITALQAWRMRLRHLSSQDSRWLRTRLDRITTGFEPCVEAGAGTFLLGPA from the coding sequence GTGGGCGGCGACCTGGTCACGGTGTTCGTCTGCGGCGATGTCATGCTCGGCCGCGGCGTCGACCAGGTCCTGCCGCATCCGGGCGACCCCGCCCTGCGCGAGAGCTACGTCCACGACGCCGGCGCCTACGTCGAACTGGCCGAGGCGGCGAACGGCCCCTTCGGGAAACCGGTCGACTTCGCCTATCCCTGGGGCGAGGCCCTCCCGGTGCTCGACGCCGCCGCCCCCGCCGCGCGGGTGATCAACCTGGAGACCAGCGTCACCCGCGCCGACGACTTCGCGGCAGGCAAAGAGGTCCACTACCGGATGAACCCGGCGAACATCCCCTCCTTGACCGTCGTCCGCCCCGACGTCTGCGTGCTGGCCAACAACCACGTCCTGGACTTCGGCCGCAGTGGACTGGACGAGACGCTCGGCACGCTGGCCGGGGCCGGGCTGCGGAGTGCCGGGGCGGGAGCGGACGCCGAGCAGGCGGCGCGCCCGGCCGTCGTCCCGCTCGACGACGGCCGGCGCCTGCTGGTCTTCTCCTTCGGGATGCCGTCCAGCGGTATCCCGCGGTCCTGGGCCGCGACCGACGACGACAGCGGCGTCGCCCTGGTGGCCGGCCCCACCCAGGCCGCCGCGGCCGCGCTCACCGCCCGCGTGCAGCAGGCGAAGCGCCCCGGGGACCTCGTGGTGGCCTCGGTCCACTGGGGCCCCAACTGGGGCTACGGCATCCCGCGCGCCGACACCGCGTTCGCGCATCTGCTCCTGGACGGCGGGGTGGACCTCTTCCACGGGCACTCCGCGCATCACCCCCGCGGCCTGGAGGTGTACCGGGGAAAGCTGCTCATCCACGGGTGCGGCGACTTCATCGACGACTACGAGGGGATCACCGGCTACGAGCAGTACCGGGACGACCTGCGGCTGATGTACCTCGTCTCCTTGGACCCCGGCACCGGCCGGCTCCACGGTCTGCGGATCACCGCCCTCCAGGCATGGCGGATGCGGCTACGGCACCTCTCGTCCCAGGATTCGCGCTGGCTGCGCACGCGACTCGACCGGATCACCACCGGCTTCGAGCCCTGCGTCGAAGCCGGGGCGGGCACCTTCCTGCTCGGCCCCGCGTGA
- a CDS encoding ferredoxin produces the protein MQIRIDRTRCRGAGQCVLSAPGLFDQSEEDGLVVVLEATPPPELRDAARRAAALCPNAVIRVVESEGAADGGAGGDEEGGGADGGPDAEH, from the coding sequence GTGCAGATCCGGATCGACCGTACCCGTTGCCGCGGTGCCGGGCAGTGCGTCCTCAGCGCGCCCGGGCTCTTCGATCAGTCGGAGGAGGACGGCCTGGTCGTCGTTCTGGAGGCCACGCCGCCCCCGGAGCTGCGCGACGCGGCCCGCCGCGCGGCGGCCCTGTGCCCCAACGCGGTCATCCGCGTCGTCGAGAGCGAGGGAGCGGCGGACGGGGGCGCGGGCGGGGACGAGGAAGGCGGCGGGGCGGACGGCGGCCCGGACGCCGAGCACTGA
- a CDS encoding cytochrome P450 produces the protein MRHDTRLAPAPLPTRRSCPFDPPADYRRLREQDPVSRLAFPDGKAGWLLTRHGDVRAFLADDRFSSDRARASLPVRGVAIRPVEPEERAGMLITMDPPEHTRYRRMLTRYFTVRRMRALAPRIEQIVSDHLDAMERDGPPADLVPAFALPIPSLVICELLGVPYADRAAFQGWTSTLLRLDVAEADARAARLALLDYMHALVVAKRARPDDALLSELITREDAEDALTDEELAGIGRLLLVAGHETTANMLALGTYTLLSHPGARDALRAHPEGVPCAVEELLRYLTIVQFGIVRVAKEDVEIGGQQIRAGETVVASLAAANRDPGQFDRPDALDLAREPSQHVAFGHGVHQCLGQQLARVEMEVAFPALFRRFPTLRLAVPPAHIPLRDDMLIYGVHALPLTWG, from the coding sequence ATGCGACACGACACCCGGCTCGCGCCGGCTCCCCTGCCGACCCGCCGCAGTTGCCCCTTCGACCCGCCGGCCGACTACCGGCGACTGCGGGAGCAGGACCCGGTCAGCAGGCTGGCCTTCCCCGACGGCAAGGCCGGCTGGCTGCTCACCCGGCACGGTGACGTCCGCGCGTTCCTGGCGGACGACCGGTTCAGCTCGGACCGCGCCCGGGCGTCGCTGCCCGTACGCGGGGTGGCGATCCGGCCCGTCGAGCCCGAGGAACGCGCCGGAATGCTGATCACCATGGACCCGCCGGAACACACCCGCTACCGGCGGATGCTCACCCGGTACTTCACGGTGCGGCGGATGCGGGCCCTGGCACCGCGGATCGAGCAGATCGTCAGTGACCACCTCGACGCCATGGAGCGCGACGGACCCCCCGCCGACCTGGTCCCCGCCTTCGCCCTGCCGATCCCCTCACTGGTGATCTGCGAACTGCTCGGGGTCCCGTACGCGGACCGCGCCGCCTTCCAGGGGTGGACGTCGACGCTGCTCAGGCTGGACGTGGCCGAGGCGGACGCGCGGGCGGCACGGCTGGCGCTGCTCGACTACATGCACGCGCTGGTGGTCGCCAAGCGGGCCCGCCCCGATGACGCCCTGCTCAGCGAGCTGATCACCAGGGAGGACGCCGAGGACGCACTGACCGACGAGGAACTGGCGGGCATCGGGCGGCTGTTGCTGGTGGCCGGGCACGAGACCACCGCGAACATGCTGGCGCTCGGTACGTACACCCTGCTGTCCCACCCCGGTGCGCGCGACGCGCTGCGCGCGCATCCCGAGGGCGTCCCGTGCGCCGTCGAGGAGCTGCTGCGCTATCTGACCATCGTGCAGTTCGGCATCGTCCGGGTCGCCAAGGAGGACGTGGAGATCGGCGGGCAGCAGATCCGCGCGGGCGAGACGGTGGTCGCGTCGCTGGCCGCCGCCAACCGGGACCCCGGGCAGTTCGACCGGCCCGACGCACTCGACCTCGCCCGCGAACCCTCGCAGCACGTCGCGTTCGGGCACGGCGTGCACCAGTGCCTGGGCCAGCAGCTGGCGCGGGTGGAGATGGAAGTGGCCTTCCCGGCGCTCTTCCGGCGGTTCCCGACGCTGCGCCTTGCCGTGCCGCCGGCGCACATCCCGCTGCGCGACGACATGTTGATCTACGGCGTCCATGCGCTGCCGCTCACCTGGGGGTGA
- a CDS encoding TetR/AcrR family transcriptional regulator, translating to MPLSNPERRREVFDVALELLAEVGYERFSMDLVARRARASKATLYQRWPSKAELVVAALAEHQPVVSGPDTGSLPGDLRELLLAWLAGWDARDRGLMLALLEGSRRDEELARLREERLGGPIRQAAGAALVRARRRGEITGRIDAELLLELPFALVLLRVLVRDERPGRELVDRIVDGILAPLLDTESRPE from the coding sequence GTGCCGTTGAGCAATCCGGAGCGCCGTCGGGAGGTCTTCGACGTCGCACTGGAGCTGCTCGCCGAGGTGGGGTACGAGCGGTTCAGCATGGATCTGGTCGCGCGGCGGGCCAGGGCCAGCAAGGCGACGCTGTACCAGCGGTGGCCGTCGAAGGCGGAGCTGGTGGTGGCCGCGCTGGCGGAGCACCAGCCGGTGGTCTCCGGGCCGGACACCGGTTCCCTGCCGGGCGATCTGCGGGAGTTGCTGCTGGCGTGGCTGGCGGGATGGGACGCGCGGGACCGCGGGCTGATGCTGGCACTGCTGGAGGGCAGCAGGCGGGACGAGGAGCTGGCGCGGCTGCGCGAGGAGCGGCTGGGCGGCCCGATCCGGCAGGCGGCCGGGGCGGCCCTGGTCCGGGCCCGTCGGCGCGGGGAGATCACCGGGCGGATCGATGCGGAACTGCTGCTGGAGCTGCCGTTCGCGCTGGTGCTGTTGCGCGTGCTGGTGCGGGACGAACGGCCGGGGCGCGAGCTGGTCGACCGGATCGTGGACGGGATCCTCGCCCCGCTGCTCGACACCGAGAGTCGGCCCGAATAG
- a CDS encoding acyl-CoA dehydrogenase family protein, translating into MPKRSAARTAAPPVNSPAGEGIWPRVTREVAEDLAVDAITRDRAGKPPFDELARLREAGLPALLTPPGPHGRGADWRTACAVVREIAAADGSIGELLGRHHVLSWGARFFGTPEQAEALELRAAGEQWVWGGGADLPGAEPEPAGTGPELTLTPSPDGYALHGWRAFASGVAVADRLLLGAVCTESGESLMVVVDPAHPGVTTDPAHDRLGQRLTGAGSIGFDGVPVRPDQVLGAVPRDEHDISPFATLAPLALRLALVHVSLGVAEGALAEARDASRATPRGWPPAGPDDAVRYEHPGSDPYLLLAYGELVAAAHTAAAVVEPATEALARGLLTGRDLGVDERADIAVLVAAAEAVTSRSALQITTRVLELTGGAGSLADDPGFDRFWRNARVLTAQGSATHRLRDIGDHYLNGTHPPLTLRA; encoded by the coding sequence ATGCCGAAGAGGTCCGCAGCACGCACCGCCGCTCCACCGGTCAACTCCCCTGCCGGGGAAGGAATCTGGCCGCGCGTCACCCGCGAGGTGGCGGAAGACCTCGCCGTCGACGCGATCACCCGCGACCGTGCGGGCAAACCGCCCTTCGACGAGCTCGCGCGGCTGCGCGAGGCCGGGCTGCCCGCACTGCTGACGCCGCCGGGGCCGCACGGGCGGGGCGCCGACTGGCGCACCGCGTGCGCGGTCGTCCGGGAGATCGCGGCGGCCGACGGCTCCATCGGCGAACTGCTCGGCCGGCACCACGTCCTGTCCTGGGGCGCCCGGTTCTTCGGCACCCCGGAGCAGGCCGAAGCGCTGGAGCTCAGGGCGGCCGGCGAGCAGTGGGTGTGGGGCGGCGGCGCCGACCTCCCGGGGGCCGAGCCGGAACCGGCCGGGACGGGTCCCGAACTCACCCTCACCCCGTCCCCTGACGGGTATGCCCTCCACGGGTGGCGGGCGTTCGCCTCGGGGGTCGCCGTGGCGGACCGGCTGCTGCTCGGCGCCGTCTGTACCGAGTCCGGCGAATCGCTGATGGTGGTCGTGGACCCGGCGCACCCCGGCGTCACCACCGACCCGGCGCACGACCGGCTCGGCCAGCGGCTCACCGGGGCGGGCAGCATCGGCTTCGACGGCGTCCCGGTGCGACCGGACCAGGTGCTCGGCGCCGTCCCGCGCGACGAGCACGACATCTCCCCGTTCGCCACGCTCGCCCCGTTGGCGCTGCGGCTCGCCCTCGTCCACGTGAGCCTGGGAGTCGCCGAAGGGGCCCTGGCCGAGGCGCGGGACGCCAGCCGTGCCACGCCGCGCGGCTGGCCGCCCGCGGGGCCGGACGACGCGGTCCGCTACGAGCACCCCGGCAGCGATCCGTACCTCCTCCTCGCCTACGGGGAGCTGGTGGCCGCCGCGCACACCGCCGCGGCGGTCGTCGAACCGGCGACCGAGGCCCTGGCGCGGGGCCTGCTGACGGGCCGCGACCTCGGCGTCGACGAGCGGGCCGACATCGCCGTCCTCGTCGCCGCGGCGGAGGCCGTCACCAGCCGGTCCGCGCTGCAGATCACCACCCGCGTGCTGGAGCTGACCGGCGGCGCCGGCTCGCTGGCCGACGACCCCGGATTCGACCGGTTCTGGCGCAACGCCCGGGTCCTGACGGCGCAGGGCTCCGCCACCCACCGGCTCCGCGACATCGGCGACCACTATCTGAACGGGACGCATCCGCCGCTGACGTTGCGCGCGTGA
- a CDS encoding RrF2 family transcriptional regulator has product MRISARADYAVRAALQLAGTRDAGPLKAEAIADAQDIPHKFLEGILNDMRRGGLVLSQRGGNGGYRLAKEPAAISIADVIRVVDGPLVSVRGVRPPELSYSGPAESLLPLWIALRANVRQILDGVSLADVASAELPGQVSALAEDPASWTNP; this is encoded by the coding sequence ATGCGGATTTCAGCCAGGGCGGACTACGCGGTGCGGGCCGCGCTGCAACTCGCCGGCACCCGGGACGCGGGGCCGCTCAAGGCCGAGGCGATCGCCGACGCCCAGGACATTCCGCACAAGTTCCTCGAAGGCATCCTCAACGACATGCGCCGGGGCGGTCTGGTGCTCAGTCAGCGGGGCGGAAACGGCGGGTACCGGCTGGCCAAGGAGCCGGCGGCGATCAGCATCGCGGACGTCATCCGGGTCGTGGACGGCCCCCTGGTGTCCGTACGCGGCGTCCGCCCGCCGGAGCTGTCCTACAGCGGCCCCGCCGAGTCGCTGCTGCCGCTGTGGATCGCGCTGCGGGCGAACGTCCGGCAGATCCTGGACGGGGTGTCGCTGGCCGATGTGGCGTCGGCGGAGCTGCCCGGCCAGGTCTCCGCACTGGCCGAGGACCCGGCCTCCTGGACGAATCCGTAG
- a CDS encoding glutathione S-transferase C-terminal domain-containing protein encodes MSATSVPSARSGMSPTAEPSLRGRIGGDARSGHYAVPHRYRLYLSPSCPHCLGIAVTHSLLDLDDTLPVTLLPAVPDGPDGGYTALRPLYEASSHQHPGPAAAPVLSDGWTGRIVSTHAPDILRDLAGRFGGHGPALYAPQDREDIEALGRLCERDIHEAAQQAGRYGVDSAARAAALDTLLRALSSLERRVAGRDHVLGGELTAADVQLWVTLVQLDTVHRWHLDAEAVHRIAGHRQLWAYARRLAALPAFGAHLDLDGIARRHHARCRGQEAAGAAVQIVDWTSAHTPGRIASSSR; translated from the coding sequence ATGTCCGCCACGTCCGTCCCGTCCGCCCGCTCCGGTATGTCCCCGACCGCCGAGCCCTCCCTCCGCGGCCGGATCGGCGGTGATGCGCGCAGCGGCCACTACGCCGTGCCGCACCGCTATCGGCTGTATCTGTCGCCGTCCTGTCCGCACTGTCTCGGGATCGCCGTCACCCACAGTCTGCTGGACCTCGACGACACCCTCCCGGTGACGCTGCTGCCCGCCGTCCCCGACGGCCCGGACGGCGGGTACACCGCGTTGCGCCCGCTGTACGAGGCCAGCTCGCACCAGCACCCCGGCCCGGCCGCGGCCCCCGTGCTCAGCGACGGATGGACGGGCCGGATCGTCAGCACGCACGCCCCCGACATCCTGCGCGACCTGGCCGGGCGGTTCGGTGGCCACGGTCCCGCCCTGTATGCGCCGCAGGACCGGGAGGACATCGAGGCGCTCGGGCGGCTGTGTGAGCGCGACATCCACGAGGCGGCCCAGCAGGCCGGACGGTACGGCGTCGACAGCGCGGCCCGTGCGGCGGCCCTGGACACGTTGCTGCGTGCGCTGTCCTCACTGGAGCGGCGGGTGGCCGGGCGGGACCACGTACTGGGCGGCGAACTCACCGCGGCCGACGTCCAGTTGTGGGTGACGCTGGTGCAGCTCGACACCGTGCACCGCTGGCACCTGGACGCCGAGGCGGTGCACCGGATCGCCGGGCACCGGCAGTTGTGGGCGTACGCCCGCCGGCTGGCCGCCCTGCCCGCGTTCGGCGCCCACCTCGACCTGGACGGCATCGCGCGCCGGCATCATGCCCGCTGCCGGGGTCAGGAGGCCGCCGGCGCGGCGGTGCAGATCGTGGACTGGACGTCGGCGCACACACCCGGGCGGATCGCGTCATCGTCGCGCTGA
- a CDS encoding DMT family transporter, producing the protein MEAIPRWAWTPITALAPVAWGTNYFVTHEFLPSGHSLYGAAIRALPAGLLLLAVRRELPRGSWWWKSLVLGVLNVGAFFVLIYLAAQLLPTSLASTVMATSPLVMMLIAWVLLAERPRPAHLAGAGVGLGGVCLMLLTGTASVDVRGVLASAAAMIMSSWGYVLAKRWSHQVEVLASTAWQLIAGGLLLLPLAVAIEGAPPALDAPAVLGFGYVTVVATAVAFAAWFAGLRHLPAGTVGLVGLLNPATGVLLGTLLAGEALTARQLCGLALVLTGILLGRPPGRRAGRGRTAAGSEGVRRRVRPPSARR; encoded by the coding sequence ATGGAAGCTATCCCGCGCTGGGCGTGGACACCGATAACGGCCCTCGCGCCGGTGGCCTGGGGCACGAACTACTTCGTCACCCACGAGTTCCTGCCCTCCGGGCACTCGTTGTACGGGGCCGCGATCCGGGCCCTGCCGGCCGGACTGCTGCTGCTCGCGGTGCGCCGGGAACTCCCCCGCGGGTCGTGGTGGTGGAAGTCGCTGGTCCTCGGCGTCCTCAACGTGGGCGCGTTCTTCGTGCTCATCTATCTGGCCGCACAGCTGTTGCCGACGAGCCTGGCCTCCACCGTCATGGCGACCTCGCCGCTGGTCATGATGCTGATCGCCTGGGTGCTGCTCGCCGAGCGCCCGCGGCCGGCACATCTGGCGGGCGCCGGGGTCGGTCTCGGCGGCGTCTGCCTGATGCTGCTGACCGGCACCGCCTCGGTGGACGTCCGCGGGGTGCTCGCCTCGGCCGCCGCCATGATCATGTCGTCCTGGGGCTATGTCCTCGCCAAACGCTGGAGCCACCAGGTCGAGGTGCTCGCCTCGACGGCCTGGCAACTGATCGCCGGCGGCCTGCTGCTGCTCCCCCTCGCCGTCGCGATCGAGGGGGCACCGCCGGCCCTCGACGCGCCGGCCGTCCTCGGGTTCGGGTACGTCACCGTCGTGGCCACGGCGGTGGCCTTCGCCGCCTGGTTCGCGGGGCTGCGGCACCTGCCCGCGGGCACGGTGGGCCTGGTCGGGCTGCTCAACCCGGCGACCGGGGTGCTGCTGGGCACCCTGCTCGCCGGGGAGGCGCTCACCGCCCGTCAGCTGTGCGGGCTGGCACTGGTGCTGACCGGCATCCTGCTCGGCCGCCCGCCCGGCCGGAGGGCCGGGCGGGGCCGGACCGCGGCGGGCAGCGAGGGCGTACGGCGCCGGGTCCGCCCGCCGTCAGCGCGACGATGA